A stretch of the Frankiaceae bacterium genome encodes the following:
- a CDS encoding response regulator encodes MSPRRVVLVVDDEAITRDVVGAMLEMEDVEVHTAHDGETALAMAGDVRPDLVLLDVMMPGIDGMEVCRRLTADDGGPRVVMLTAKADPESRQIAAAAGASAYLSKPFSAVDLFKVVEGELTGGL; translated from the coding sequence GTGTCCCCCCGCCGCGTGGTCCTCGTCGTCGACGACGAGGCCATCACGCGCGACGTGGTGGGCGCGATGCTCGAGATGGAGGATGTCGAGGTCCACACGGCCCACGACGGAGAGACGGCGCTGGCGATGGCCGGTGACGTACGCCCCGACCTCGTCCTGCTCGACGTCATGATGCCCGGCATCGACGGCATGGAGGTCTGCCGCAGGCTCACCGCCGACGACGGGGGTCCGCGCGTCGTCATGCTCACCGCGAAGGCCGACCCCGAGTCGCGGCAGATCGCCGCGGCGGCCGGGGCGTCGGCGTACCTGTCCAAGCCGTTCAGCGCCGTAGACCTCTTCAAGGTGGTCGAGGGGGAGCTGACCGGTGGACTTTGA
- a CDS encoding aerial mycelium formation protein, whose translation MTQGTTGGNRRIDRVLADGFLDDIATVPLADLRARRDDAEQEEADTSYLRRLVQGRIDILRAELGRRGGEGTGSLLADLPQILGDSGPRTAPRGLGRHSAAEPSRADEHRRYVEALVADVDLSDVSARSDEELRTALGVFEREESDLSDKRRRIFAILDACSAEITRRYRDGEADVSDLLTGPPAGS comes from the coding sequence GTGACGCAGGGTACGACCGGAGGCAACCGCCGCATCGACCGCGTGCTGGCCGACGGCTTCCTCGACGACATCGCGACGGTCCCGCTCGCCGACCTGCGCGCCCGCCGCGACGACGCGGAGCAGGAGGAGGCCGACACGTCGTACCTCCGCCGGCTCGTCCAGGGCCGCATCGACATCCTCCGCGCCGAGCTGGGCCGTCGCGGCGGCGAAGGCACAGGGTCGCTGCTCGCGGACCTGCCGCAGATCCTGGGCGACAGCGGCCCGCGTACGGCGCCGCGCGGCCTCGGCAGGCACTCCGCCGCCGAGCCGAGCCGCGCCGACGAGCACCGCCGCTACGTCGAGGCGCTCGTCGCCGACGTCGACCTCTCCGACGTGTCGGCGCGCTCCGACGAGGAGCTGCGTACGGCGCTCGGGGTCTTCGAGCGCGAGGAGTCGGACCTGTCCGACAAGCGGCGCCGCATCTTCGCGATCCTCGACGCCTGCTCGGCGGAGATCACCCGCCGCTACCGCGACGGCGAGGCGGACGTGTCCGACCTCCTGACCGGTCCACCCGCCGGGTCGTAG
- a CDS encoding 3-keto-5-aminohexanoate cleavage protein — MTGTLITVAPTGAETAKAKAPALPVTLDELVAAAKGCEAAGAAVIHVHLRDADGGSSLDLGALRAAVEALHDSTDLVVQLSTGGAVTDPEEARLAVVDAQPDAASLTCGTVNFGDDVFLNRPAFIAALYTRMQERGVVPEFECFEPGHLATVERLIAKYGPPAGGHVHVDLVLGVPGAMPGTPAQLAACVAALPDGATFSATGVGRSTIPVMLAALAHGGHLRVGMEDTLTFAAGQPVRDNAQLVERAATLASLAQRPPLSPTEARVLLGIGTGRDRP, encoded by the coding sequence CGCGCTGCCCGTCACGCTCGACGAGCTCGTCGCGGCGGCCAAGGGGTGCGAGGCGGCCGGCGCCGCGGTCATCCACGTGCACCTGCGCGACGCCGACGGCGGGTCGAGCCTCGACCTCGGCGCGCTGCGCGCGGCCGTCGAGGCGCTGCACGACTCCACCGACCTGGTCGTCCAGCTCTCCACCGGCGGCGCCGTCACCGACCCGGAGGAGGCGCGGCTCGCTGTCGTGGACGCGCAGCCCGACGCCGCCAGCCTGACGTGCGGCACCGTGAACTTCGGCGACGACGTGTTCCTCAACCGCCCCGCGTTCATCGCCGCGCTCTACACGCGGATGCAGGAGCGCGGCGTCGTCCCCGAGTTCGAGTGCTTCGAGCCTGGTCACCTCGCCACCGTCGAACGCCTGATCGCCAAGTACGGCCCTCCCGCCGGCGGCCACGTCCATGTCGACCTCGTCCTCGGCGTGCCAGGCGCGATGCCCGGCACCCCCGCGCAGCTCGCCGCGTGCGTCGCGGCGCTGCCGGACGGCGCGACGTTCAGCGCCACGGGGGTCGGCCGCAGCACGATCCCCGTCATGCTCGCGGCGCTCGCGCACGGCGGGCACCTGCGTGTCGGGATGGAGGACACGCTGACGTTCGCGGCCGGGCAGCCCGTCAGGGACAACGCTCAGCTCGTCGAGCGAGCGGCTACGCTGGCAAGCCTCGCGCAGCGCCCCCCGTTATCGCCCACGGAGGCGCGGGTACTCCTGGGCATCGGCACCGGAAGGGACCGACCGTGA